The Piliocolobus tephrosceles isolate RC106 chromosome 12, ASM277652v3, whole genome shotgun sequence genome includes the window aagaaaatggactaagatacctgctagacatttttctgtcttctttggagaaatgttgtTCAGatccttcacccatttttaaattctttttctgcaattgagttgtaagagttctttatacattttgaatattaaccctttaatgtagtttgcaaatatttttcctagtatataggttgccttttcattttattgattgcttcctttcctgtgcttttctttgCTGATTGCACCCTCATATCAGGCTATCAAAGGCACAAAATGTCTGATTGTTTCTCTTCCCAAGTTAGCAGCTGTTGATGCTTAATAGCTATACCTATTAATTCATTGGGGATAGCAAAGTGGGGATattctaattctgtcatttttttttccattactaATCAGAATACATTCATAAAGAAACATTCCCTTCATCTACTCAAGTGGGACAGCTCACATAGCAAAGGTTGGATAATGCTTGATTCTTCCCTTTACTTAACTAGTTTTCAAGGAAATGAAGTAGTTCCCTTACATCCTCTGAAGATGACAAATTCTTTTTCTAATATCACAATAAACTCATGGATTTAAGTGTATTTGGTGGATTGCAAGCCACTATAGTTATTATACAATCATGCATCATTCaatgatggggatatgttctgagaaatgtgtcattaggcgaTTTAGTCACTTTGCAAATATCACAGGGTATACTTACACAAACGTagcttactacacacctaggctatatggtatagcctattgcttctgggctacaaacctgtacagcctGGTACTGCATTGAATaccataggcaattgtaacacaatggtaggtatttgtgtatctaaacatagaaaaggtacaataaaaatatggtattaaatTTTATGGGATTCAGATGTCTCGGaggattgaaaaaaaatcttacaggaccaccattgtatatgtggttCATTGTTACTATAATGTCATGCAGCATATGACCGTATTTATGAAAGCAAAAATTCTTTCACGTATGGCCAGTGGTAACCTCTTCAGGTTAGCCCCTAAGTCCTTTTGAGATGGCCCTCGCCATTCCTTGTGGCTTTGTTTCATTGTAAAAAGCTTCACTTTGGTGCTGGCAGACTGACTGCTTTCAGGGGCTTTGTCACATGTCTTCCATTTTCCAGAAGCCTGTAAGCCTGGTGGAACAGAACTATATGTGGCCTCTGGTTTTACCTACTTAGCAAAGAGCTCCAAGAACAcccatttctgtttttgcatAATCACAACTCTTATGTAGAGATTTAAAAACCTAAGGGATCACACACTGGCAATTTTGCATGATTTAGCATCAAGACTATGCTACATCCTATTTAAGTTACTGTGTGactgttctttttcctttccaccTTCATGCCTGCCTTCCAGCCCTGCTGAACTACTTATGCAAAGTTTTCAGCCTTTCCACCTTAATGCCTTTGTGCATGCTGCTTCCTCCTGCCCCACTTTAGCCTCAGCTTAGTCACCACTTCTTCCCGGAAGCCTCCCCAGACAACTGATCTGACAGAGATGTCTCTTTTGTTTGTTCCCATAGCATCTTGGTTTTCTCTTATCGTAGCACTTATCTCACTGATTGCAATTGTCTGTTTATCCATCTGCTCACTCCCTTGTTGCCCATGAGACTGTGAGTGGCAGGGCCTGTGACTCGCTTACTTCATCTTCCCCAGTGTCTGCACAGTGTCCAGCATATTAGTAGGCTATCAATAggtaattgttgaatgaatgaataaagccCAAACTTCTTCATGTCACTCTTTCCATTGCACTCCCACCACTCCTGGTTCACTCTTCTGCTAGACCGCTCACTATCCTGAGTTGAAATCTACCCATATCATAATTCTACCCTTCTCCCTATCCCAGCTAGAGAGTGAGGTCCTTTTAGAGACCAGCTCTAATCCCCTTTTCTATCTTCATTGTCTAGCAGGATGCATAGTgcagagtaggcactcaataaataaacTCTTGGTGTTACTTCTCTTCCAATATTGTTATTAAAAGATAAGAAATCTATTGTCTCCATAACACTAAGAGCAGTTAATGTGAAACTTGTTTCTGTGctcagtttgacttcctcttttagAATCGTTTTTGGGAAGTGCAACAAAGTTCCTCTTTACATTTCCCCCACCAAAGTGGCTTTTGGAAAGTTTGGAGCACCCCATGCTCCCTCCTCAGCAGGCACACATGCCATTCTCTTATCCCCTGAGCCCCTTCCCTGACCTGGGCTTTATGTTCCTGTTTGCCTCAGTTGATGCCAGTAGCCCAAGTTTCCCACTTTCAAACCCCACAGCAAGACTCAAGCTACTTCTCTTATGTTTAGTGGCTCTACTCCCATCCAATGCCATGTTTTTGCAACAGGAATTCATTGAATcaatttttctctccctcttggGTGACCCCCATGAGCATACAAACATGCTGTTATTTTTCCTGTCTTAAAAACGTGGACTTAATCACACCACGTTGTTTGTCTCCTGAGTTTGTCTCCTTGTTTGACCCATGGCCAGACCTCTTCTCAAAGCCGTATACTGTCTGTAAAGGCAAGAGCAAACCAGGGTTCACCTGCCCCAACCTGACGCAGAGTGActgccttccttctgcttgctgcCCCTTGCCACAGTCCTGGAAGGGCTTTTTATTCTAAGGCATAATTGGAGGTCAGTGCTTCTTTGGATTCTCTGACATCTCAGATTCATGTTCTCTGAGCAGGGAGGGAGCTGAGAATACTCCAAAtagtgtcttttccttttttcctggcCTCTTGGTCAAAGCTGGTGGGCTTAAAAAGTATCACACATAAATGAAGCTAGAGATACAAAAGACTTCCTGTCCCAGGGGTCGCTGTACCTCCTGGCAGAACCCCACACTTCCTGCTGTCACACATGCTACCGCACGGGAGAGAAAACCACAGAGCTATAAATCTCTCCTATGCAACACTGAGTGTCTCCAATGGAAGAGAGCCCTGTGGTCAGCCCGTCATCCTTCTCTGTGCTCAATTCCCAACTGGGGCTCATGCCATAGTTCCCTACCGCAGAAAGTAAGCATACGCTATCATTGCAGGCTGGCCTGTCTGGCCCTTTGATGAACAAAGGGCACCTAAATGTAAGAagacaaggaactcaaacatttCCTTCCCCCTGGCTCCATGAGAGGGCAGGGAAGTTTACAGATCCAGAGGACTTCTTAGGGCTTTGGTCAATTGTAAATACCTCTTTCCCCAGGCCAGAGATCTGCACCCTTTCTTTGtactgagccaagatggtactGTCTACATCAAACATTCTAGGTCAATGGTGAGTGGGGAGCCAAGGAGCCCTAGGTCATCCTCAGTAGTTCTCAGTGGCACAAAAGAGACCAGTCGTATCTTGGCACTGGCTTCTGTGGAatatcattctcttttcttttctgagcatGGACTGAGCTTTACCTGTTCATCTGACCTCCAGGCTTGGCTCTTTCCAAGATTCCTATTCCATTAACGAAagttccttttagtttttacagtGTTTCAAAACAGAGGCACTGATAGCTTGAGGCCAATCCTGCCATgcctcaccccccaccccatctccagcCTTTATAACAAGCAAAACCCACATATTTTCAGATGCTCCAGAGAGGAATTAGACCATCCCTTGTTGAGAAACACTGTGACTTAGGGGGTGAATGCTTAAGAGtctcccatctttaaaaaatccCTTGACCCCAGAGCTTCCCCCTTTACAGTCAGATGTTTCTGAAGAGCTGAATAcacttcctctattttttttttgacttcaCATCCATTACTGATCCTTCCATCCCAACCTGAGTTCAAATTCATTCCTACAGCTGTttagctatatgaccttgggcacattacttaatctctctgaatctgttttatcagacatAAGATGGAGCTAGTAATAGTTACCCCTCCCATAGTGTAGTTTTAGGGATTAAATGGATTATAGTAAAGCACTTAGGGTCTCTTACATAGGAATTGTAACTAGCCAGGCTAGTTAATTCTCTGAGAATTCTATTAGTGTTTTAATCATCATTGGGAgttttatggaagacaatttGTCACCTTTAGACACTGgcaatcctctctcctcctctccaatGTGTATGATTTTCCTTCTTGGCCAGTTGTGTAGAACTTAAATAACAATGTTAGAAGATACTGGGGCAGTGGTGAGCACTTGTGATTTGCCTCTGATTTTAATGTATGATATTGGCTCTTGAActgagatagatagataatagtaagaaagcttccttctagttcttTATTGCTAAGATTCTTTTAAAGCTTAAGTATATGTTAAATTTGCACTACATTCCTTTGCTGCATCAATTTCAATGATTGTATAATTCTGGTCCTTCAAACTGTGGGTGTGAATCCCATTACTAGACTCTCATATCCTGACCTGTCCTTAAAATCATCCAATAAAGTAGACTTGAAGATGGGCACTAGTCCTGTAATACAAAGCGTTTCATCATTAGAATGGCTGATTTGCTTCCTTCCTGCTGTCCTTGTCATGACATGGGTTCTTGGCATAGCCTGAGAAGCAAGAGAAATTGGTCCAGTAACTCCTTATTGAATTGCCTTTCTGCAGGCCTGGCGCAAGCGCTGGTTTGTCCTCCGGCGAGGCCGCATGAGCGGCAACCCCGATGTCTTGGAGTACTACAGGAACAAGCACTCCAGCAAGCCTATCCGGGTGATAGACCTCAGCGAGTGTGCAGTGTGGAAGCATGTGGGCCCCGGCTTTGTTCGGAAGGAATTTCAGAATAATTTCGTGTTCATTGTCAAGACTACTTCCCGTACATTCTACCTGGTGGCCAAAACTGAGCAAGAAATGCAGGTGTGGGTACACAGCATCAGTCAGGTCTGCAACCTTGGCCACCTGGAGGATGGCGCAGGTAAGAGCGGAGTTGGGGCTCCCATGTGCTAAGGGGTATCCCAGGACTGGAGGGCTACTGCAGAAAAACAGTTCAGGATGCCAAGCCTGCCTCCTCGAGGGTGTTTTGGCAGGCTAATTTATATCAGAACTGTTCCTACCAAATATGGTACTGGAAATTGCCCTCTTTTACTCAGTCCAAATGTGGGAAGGCAGAATCCATACACACACTGAGCATTGCAGGTTACTTTAATGGCTTTAAAACCCCTTCATGTCTTTGCTCTCATTCAACCACAGTGAAAGTCAAATGTGGATGAGGATGTCTTCCCATGATGCTGACACTCATGACTTTCTAGAAATATCAAATATTGCCACACTTCAAAACATTGTGGAACTCCAGTATTTCTGGTGCCTATTGGGTTGTTCATCACTAAATGGTAGAAAGAGAGAACTTGGCTACTTACCTGATACCTCCAAATGTCTCAAGTCCTCTGCAGAGGAAATTAGTTGTAAGTTTGCTCTGGGCCATTTCTGGACAGTGGGAGCAATTGACCCATGAAGAGTACcccagactctctctctctctgccacacgcacacacgcgcacacacacacacacacaactcttcCTATGTAATTTACCAGGTATATTGTAACCTAGGGTTACAATTCACTTCCCTTCATGGATTTTGTTGTTGAGCCCCTGACATTATTGCAACATGCCCTTTTCCTCAAAATATGAGATTTTGAATCTGATTTCTTTTAGCCTCTTAGTCTAGTAGACAAAACTTGCCCCTAAATCCTGTGATCTATACTTGCTTCAACATTTTAAGGGTTACTGTATGGTTTCCGCCCTCTGCCACTGAAATATCCACACTCTAACACTAGGTGGCAATGGAGAGTCAGAGTTGTATCTCCCTCCAGGACAGGCACAAGAGAGTGTGCTTCCTGAGAACACATTCCTTTTCGTTTCGTGAACCAGGGAAGCGTATTAAGTGAGGCTATTCAGTAATATTGCTGAGCATTGAGAACactcaaataaaaggaaatgaagtgaTGGCAAGTTCTTTATCCTTGGTACAATGGACAAAACTTAATTGGAAAGTCGCATTAAGTAAGTTCTGGCTAGAGTCTGACATTATGCAAATCAAGCAGAGCCTCCCTGACCAACTTCTCCAGCCTTGCTGCTGGCTCTTTACCACCCTATTCCACACCTTCTGCCCTAAATAGGTATATCGTCATATACTGTGTTATATGTCTCCTCCGTTTTTTTCCTTTATCCAGGAGTTATCCTAAAACATATGTACATAATATGTTTCCCAGTAACCCAAGAGCAATAGGAATGAGTAAGGTACCAGGCCAAAACTGGAGAGCCTGCCCTGGCGTGAAGTTGGAGGAAGCCAGAAAACTCACCTGTGACCCTTTCCATTCTCTGTAGCCCCCCTCAGTTTTTAGAACCACGTAAGAGCAGGGTCCTCTTCATCTGAGAATTACACCCAAAAGGCTTTCTTGTGACTTTTCACAGAGTGTTTGGTTCTGTCTCCAGCAACCATATAGTAGTCAACACATTGTGTGTGTACCCTGGCCAGGAGCTCTGTTGAAATGCTTTTGTATAGTAACTCGTCTCATCCCCACAGCAGTTCTATGGCCTATGTGtgattattatctccactttatagaaaaggaaacttgGAGAAGGCAGGCTATGTAGTAATGGCTATGTAGTAGAGCctggacttgaacccaggcagttctGGGTCATCCTGACTCAGGAATCCTGGACTATTAACTTGGTTCAAAGGGGAAATAAAAGCAGGCTTTTCATTAGCTGTTTCTGATCTGGAGTTCTCATTGGTTCCTGATTCAAATTCATCTTAAGGGCCATGTTTTCAGGTGATGGGGAGGATGTTATGCTCCTTGAGAAAAAGGAATGTGCTTTTCCAGCTACCACAGCAcagtgtttctttccttctctttactTGTAACAGTGATGAACAGGATTCTTTATTTATGTGTTATTTGTCTGTCTTCTCTGCTAGAATCTAAACTTCAATGAGGGCAGGATCTTTGTCTTGTCTGTATTGTGAGGGTTAGTGGCATTCCGGGCACATGGTAGATGTGATAGGTATTCTATATAGACATATACCTATAGAAACAtgtatagatatacatacatatatgcacaagtacatatataattatatgcatGGACTTgttatgcatacatatatatgtatgtatgtttgttgagtgaaaaaaCAATGATGCAGGGCTGCTGCTGAGGGCCATAAAGAAGCTGTGTGTAGACTAACTGCGGAGTTTTAGGCCAAGAATGCTGGGGTTTTTACTCTTAATTGATTCAACACTTTGCTCTTGAAACATTGGCCTTCTTTCCCAGACATTGTTTATAGCTTGGGGAAATGGTCTCCTCCATCAGTACAAACACCAGCTGTGATTTGCATCTTCTGTTTGGCTTCTTTGATGCTGTTTGAGAAATGTTGAGTGCGTGTTATAGCCATTCTTAAACATTAACCTGGGAAATGATTTCTCCAGCAGATTCCATGGAGAGCCTCTCTTACACGCCCTCCTCCCTGCAGCCATCCTCTGCCAGCTCCCTTCATACCGCCCATGCTGCCAGCTCCTCCTTGCCAAGAGATGACCCAAACACTAATGCTGTAGCCACTGAGGAAACAAGAAGTGAGTCAGAGCTTCTCTTCCTTCCAGATTATCTGGTTTTGTCCAACTGTGAGACTGGAAGACTGCACCATACCAGGTATGTTTATATCCAGGACTCTGTCTGAGCTGGGCCTGCTAGCATGCTCTCTCGAGTCACACTACCTCCTCTTGCAGAGTCTGTAGCTGAGATGTGTTCAGTGTGCTTCACCAAATTAGTCCATTCAGTGGTAGCATTTTCTAGTGGGTGTGTCTGCTCTCATCTCTCTTCCTGCCAATGGGAAGGAACAGATTGCTATGAACCACTGTGAAAGATGAAGCATGTAGCATACTAAACAGAATGAGTCATGCATTTCAGCATTGTGGTTTCATTTCTAGCCTTGCATTTTCATGTGTATCTGATACTTAGAGgatgaaaaaatcaacaaagcatttttcttttgccaCACCAAGGGGTTGGTGTAACTGAGTGTTGTAGAGGGAATGTGGCTGTGCAAGTAGCAAGCAAGGTGGTACTGGGGGGATGGGAATGAGGCCAGTGTTGGTTTTGTGGTAGGTGGATGGCTGCATTTTAGTCCAACTTACATGCTTTTCTTCCCCAGTCTACCCACCAGATGTGATAGCTGGTCAAACTCAGACCGTTCATTGGAACAGGCTTCATTTGATGACGTTTTTGTTGACTGCCTGCAGCCGCTCCCGTCCAGTCATTTGGTCCACCCCTCATGCCATGGCAATGGCGCTCAGGAGGTGCCATCCTCGAGGCCTCAGCCTGCCCTGATCTGGAGTAGAGAAATCAATGGGCCACCCAGGGACCACTTGTCTTCTTCACCATTGCTGGAAAGTTCCTTAAGTTCCACCATTCAGGTAGATAAAAATCAAGGTTCCTTACCCTGTGGAGCAAAAGAACTAGACATTATGTCCAACACTCCACCTCCTCGCCCCCCTAAGCCAAGCCATCTGTCTGAACGGCGCCAAGAGGAGTGGAGTACACACAGTGGCAGCAAGAAGCCAGAATGCACTCTGGTTCCAAGAAGAATCTCTCTCTCTGGTTTAGACAACATGAGAACCTGGAAAGGTAAGTGTTGGGTCCTAAGATTCAGGCGCCAAGAAAACCCTGGCTCCTCCTcactctttgtgtccatgtgagGTCATGCCAATGGACCCAACCGATGGGGCTAGATTAGAATTACCTTGATGTGTACAGCTTGGTAAAAAGCCACATCAGTAGTGTGtacttgtgtatgtatgtgcttGTCCCTTGCTCAAGCTGGCCTGATCTTCTAATGGGGCTGGATCCTTGGTGGAAGCATATAACCTAAAAGCAGCACTCTTCTGTTCCCAGATCCCCCCACCCCTCCTTTGAGCCTGGCCACCAGGAGAGACATTTAGGTCCCCATAGATGCTGCAATAGGTTGGAACACTGGTCCCTTGTGATGGGCTTGCCCATGCAAATCCTTGCCCATGTGGTAAGCTTTCCACCTGAATCTGAGATCCTAGTGTTTTTTGGAGTCACTCAGGGACCCACTTGGTACAAAAGTTGATGTCTTTTGTCTCAACTCAGTCCCATTCCTTTCTTTGCCTGTCTCTCACATACATAGAGAGCCCTGAGACCACAGATCATCACTGCCTTCTATTTTTCAGCAATCCCATCAGCCTCATTCATCATCCCACTAGACTTGTTCTTTCCAAATTCTAACTGGCTGTACAAAGGGCCCTCCTACAGCCCTCTTTTGCCCTTTTCTATAAGGCCATTTATCCTCACGAGGTTATCTTGCAATTCTGCTTGCAGTTCCATCTTCCTCCACCTGTTTCTTTCCACCTGGGCCTCTCTGGCCTTCAGAAGCAGTTTGATGAAAGCCAACTTAAGCCCATTCAGTGTGGTTTTTTTATTGcgggatctggccagcagcctACAATGCAATGGGactctctctttgttcccaggtgGATTGGCAGGTCGAGAaataacaaacacacacaagatagtgaaagctaGGTCCAGGGGGGTCACCACCTTCTGGTCCCGTGGTGCCAACAATGCACTGGatatgccagcatttattattaagtttagtgagggcaggggtaggttagtgagggctttagggtcatttgattttgaggtgagatggtcacatggggattAAGTagttctttaacataacatctgtatgcagaagtacagtatacagagataagaatttacagCATAGTGTGTGCATCCagaatttctaacagagccttaaagcAGGCACACCatctttccataacctatgattagcaagatattaatcagcagtagcagttgcagcaaaagctggttacaaacaattcatagaaacagGACATGAAGTTAGACAACCAGTTAGACCAGAATTTCTCAGAAGGGGGcatgccttaaccctaaagaggcctagaaaAGCCGCAGCAAGATGAGGGcgtttatagccctatcttatccatgTGGACAGGCACCCCCCATGcatccgtttataggctctccacaagagttgcattccattcccagagctatgaacatctgcttttctgggataggaatcttggtgatgtgaaacctccctgactgcatgtccattcataggctctctgcagggggaagtACATCACgtgctgttggctcattctggcagcccAACCTTGCATTGTCTTTAtacaatcctgcatgcaattttgtatttacaataatcaggagcatttcatcttttattctgtagCAATAGTTTCTGGGGGTCTCCCTAGAGTTTTTCAGTGACCTCTTCTTTACTGCGTTGCTGGGCCACCTCATCTTTCTGCCGTGAGCCAACCAACCTTAacattttgctcttctttcttaCATCAGTCTGTATCTCtcagatacacagacacagaaactaattatctctgtgtctttctcctttcttcttctgtttctttctctctccattgaAATATAATCACCCACACATCACTACTTGTTTAGGCCATGTTTTCAAGGAATTATGGAAAGTGGAAGGAGtgcaaatttattttcaaattgtacGAATCTCTCATTCTGACTGAGGATTTAAGTTACTGGCAAAAGCCTTCCCTAATGTCCCTAATGATGTTACCATTACATATGTTTCTTCCTTTTGACTGTCCTTATGAAATAGGTATATACTGATTACACAAATGATCTGGATGCGCTAACATGTGTGAACAGTtgacaaaaagggaaaaatgaaagtgGTTAAGCACATTTTAGGAAGTGAAATGAATAAAACCAGTAGAATAATAACATATGAAAATGAATCAAAAGTCTTAAATTGAAGaacaaaaacttgaaataatttgaaatttcaaCACAAACATAAAACAGTTAGGTTGTGTTATTTTACATGAAGGCAAACAAAGGTTAAAACTAAGTAAAATAGAGGTTTTGACCATGAAACAAAGACCAAGACAACAGTGATGCCTAGAAGCAAAATGGCTCTGATAAAGCAGAGGGAATGCATAAAGTTTATTGTTCCACCTTTCCCACCGAGATT containing:
- the GAB3 gene encoding GRB2-associated-binding protein 3 isoform X3 encodes the protein MERRAFPPILSLAWRKRWFVLRRGRMSGNPDVLEYYRNKHSSKPIRVIDLSECAVWKHVGPGFVRKEFQNNFVFIVKTTSRTFYLVAKTEQEMQVWVHSISQVCNLGHLEDGAADSMESLSYTPSSLQPSSASSLHTAHAASSSLPRDDPNTNAVATEETRSESELLFLPDYLVLSNCETGRLHHTSLPTRCDSWSNSDRSLEQASFDDVFVDCLQPLPSSHLVHPSCHGNGAQEVPSSRPQPALIWSREINGPPRDHLSSSPLLESSLSSTIQVDKNQGSLPCGAKELDIMSNTPPPRPPKPSHLSERRQEEWSTHSGSKKPECTLVPRRISLSGLDNMRTWKADVGGQSLRHRDKRLSLNLPCRFSPMYPTASASIEDSYVPMSPQAGASGLGPHCSPDNYIPMNSGSISSQLPELPPDLEPPPVNRDLKPQRKPRPPPLDLRNLSTIREHASLTRTRTVPCSRTSFLSPERNGINSARFFANPVSREEEESYIEMEEHRTASSLSSGAFTWTKKFSLDYLALDFNSASPAPMQQKLLLSEEQRVDYVQVDEQKTQALQSTKQEWTDERQSKV
- the GAB3 gene encoding GRB2-associated-binding protein 3 isoform X2, translating into MSAGDAVCTGWLVKSPPERKLQRYAWRKRWFVLRRGRMSGNPDVLEYYRNKHSSKPIRVIDLSECAVWKHVGPGFVRKEFQNNFVFIVKTTSRTFYLVAKTEQEMQVWVHSISQVCNLGHLEDGADSMESLSYTPSSLQPSSASSLHTAHAASSSLPRDDPNTNAVATEETRSESELLFLPDYLVLSNCETGRLHHTSLPTRCDSWSNSDRSLEQASFDDVFVDCLQPLPSSHLVHPSCHGNGAQEVPSSRPQPALIWSREINGPPRDHLSSSPLLESSLSSTIQVDKNQGSLPCGAKELDIMSNTPPPRPPKPSHLSERRQEEWSTHSGSKKPECTLVPRRISLSGLDNMRTWKADVGGQSLRHRDKRLSLNLPCRFSPMYPTASASIEDSYVPMSPQAGASGLGPHCSPDNYIPMNSGSISSQLPELPPDLEPPPVNRDLKPQRKPRPPPLDLRNLSTIREHASLTRTRTVPCSRTSFLSPERNGINSARFFANPVSREEEESYIEMEEHRTASSLSSGAFTWTKKFSLDYLALDFNSASPAPMQQKLLLSEEQRVDYVQVDEQKTQALQSTKQEWTDERQSKV
- the GAB3 gene encoding GRB2-associated-binding protein 3 isoform X1, with translation MSAGDAVCTGWLVKSPPERKLQRYAWRKRWFVLRRGRMSGNPDVLEYYRNKHSSKPIRVIDLSECAVWKHVGPGFVRKEFQNNFVFIVKTTSRTFYLVAKTEQEMQVWVHSISQVCNLGHLEDGAADSMESLSYTPSSLQPSSASSLHTAHAASSSLPRDDPNTNAVATEETRSESELLFLPDYLVLSNCETGRLHHTSLPTRCDSWSNSDRSLEQASFDDVFVDCLQPLPSSHLVHPSCHGNGAQEVPSSRPQPALIWSREINGPPRDHLSSSPLLESSLSSTIQVDKNQGSLPCGAKELDIMSNTPPPRPPKPSHLSERRQEEWSTHSGSKKPECTLVPRRISLSGLDNMRTWKADVGGQSLRHRDKRLSLNLPCRFSPMYPTASASIEDSYVPMSPQAGASGLGPHCSPDNYIPMNSGSISSQLPELPPDLEPPPVNRDLKPQRKPRPPPLDLRNLSTIREHASLTRTRTVPCSRTSFLSPERNGINSARFFANPVSREEEESYIEMEEHRTASSLSSGAFTWTKKFSLDYLALDFNSASPAPMQQKLLLSEEQRVDYVQVDEQKTQALQSTKQEWTDERQSKV